The region GCGACGCATAGCCTTCGGAAAAAACTTCCCGCAACATAGAGGGAATAACCATGCTGATATCTGCCCGTACTTCTGTTGTTTCACGCAATGCTCCGAAATAGCTCGGCCCGAACTCCTTCCATCCCAGGAACGGTATGGTAAAACATTGCCCTCGGTTGAGACGGCGGCCAAAGATATCCCGATATGCATGTCCTGGCGATGTTGTTTTCCCATCCCATTGCTGCGCCTTGTCCGGCACTCGATCTTTTAATGCCTTAGGGATTGGCAACACCTCCGCGTACAGTTTATAACAAACGTCAATTAGTACCGTCGCCAGAAGTTGGAATCCACCCCCGCCAGCAATGACACCTGACTTCCGAAGAGGCCCACCATAGTTCGTCTGGTAGTTATGATATTGGACAGGAGCACATATTTCTACTTTTGTCGGAACAATATGCACCGCTGGCCCCCACAGAATCGATTCAAAAATGCCCTTAACCGCTGAATACGTCGGTACCGGATAACTTACAGGGCAGTCGCCCGTATCCGGGCGTGTCCACATTGCTGTGTTTCCTGATATTTCCATTTCAATCTCGTAACCCTTACCCATCATACTTAATCACCTCCATTTTTCTTTAGCATTTGCAATCAAACCCCCACCTCCCCGCTCTGAATTCCTCCGCAAAGCCTCTTGCCATTTCCGCAACATTTTTCAAATGGTCTTCGAGGGGCTGCCATTCCTCCTGTGGGCTTCCCGGTAAACTATGAGCGTAGTATTTTCGAATCATCTATTTCCCCTTATTCTGCCACAGGGGCTCACGTCTGTGCACCTGAAGGTTCAGTCATCAGCACAGCCCCTCTTCAAGAGATAAGTTATTATCACGTTTATTATCACGTTTAATGGTTATTATCACGTTTTCGCCACGCTTGCCCGTACAGAGTTTGTATCCTTTCTCAAGCGGCTTAAACGTTCTTTCATTTCGGCAACCTCTTTTTATCCTTCTGAGATATTGCCAGATAGTTTTCCGATGTGACAACCTTTTTCTTTGTTTCCTTTTCCAATTCCTGACGGGCATCACCGGCTATCCGACCGCCTTTTTTGGCGGCGGTACGGTTTTCATCAAATCCCTGGGCATCCTGGGTTTTTGTAATCTCAGTTGTGGCAGCTTCGCCGAGCATTGAAAAGATCAGTTCAAGGTCGGTCATGTGATCACACAGGTTTTCACGTTCCAACCCCTTCAAATCTTTGTATTCTGGTGGAGTCAGCCCGAAGGTGGCTTTGGATATCTCGGCAGTTAGAATGGCATATTCATGTTCGGCCCCGACTTCTCTATTCTTCCATTCTTCGGTCAATTCGCCGCGAACAGCAATTCCCCGCATCCTTTTTTCTATCCAGTCATCAGAATAACCCTTTGCTTTATAGAGAGCCCGGGTTCTCTTCGTTCCCAGTTCAGGGTCTTCAATCTCCTGCACCCGTTCATATCCAACCTTTGCCAGCCAGCGTTTGAATGGTTCTGCCTTGGGTGAGGGAATGGACTGGATGATGCGGAAAATCCCTTCCGTGTTGGCACAATTGACCTTCTGTTTTCCACCGGGAGTTTCGATCCAAAGGGGGGTGGCAATTTGCCCCCACCCTTTGGATAACTCTGCGTCACGACGACGCATATCTTTGATATACCCTGATGGGTCTATTGAATCTGTCTGCACAGTAACGACATCAACAATGACAAACCACCACTCACTGTTATGAATCGTCTTTCTGATTTCCTTACCTTTAAAAACCGCTATGTGAGATTCCAAATTATGCCTCCCTTATGAAATGTCGAATGTCGAGTGTCGAGTGTAGAATGTCGAACCTTGAAAATGTCGAATGTCGAATTGCGAATGTCGAGTAAAACCCTTAAAAATGTCGAATGTCGAACCTTGAAAATGTCGAATTTCGAGTTTCGAGTTTCGAGTAAAACCCTTGAAAATGTAGAATGTCGAATTGCGAATGTCGAGTAAAACCCTTGAAAATGTCGAATGTCGAACCTTGAAAATGTCGAATTTCGAGTTTCGAGTTTCGAGTAAAACCCTTGAAACCCAAGATGTTTTTTCATTCGTAATTTGACAATCGTCATTCGTCATTTCTTCTTCCTCTTGCTGTTTTCTTTGATGCTACAATAATCGCTACAAGCTGCGCTGCTTCACTTTTGAGGTTTTTTAGGGTAGCATTGTCGCCAATACCCAAGCCCTCAAGTATTTCCA is a window of Pseudomonadota bacterium DNA encoding:
- a CDS encoding Bro-N domain-containing protein; amino-acid sequence: MESHIAVFKGKEIRKTIHNSEWWFVIVDVVTVQTDSIDPSGYIKDMRRRDAELSKGWGQIATPLWIETPGGKQKVNCANTEGIFRIIQSIPSPKAEPFKRWLAKVGYERVQEIEDPELGTKRTRALYKAKGYSDDWIEKRMRGIAVRGELTEEWKNREVGAEHEYAILTAEISKATFGLTPPEYKDLKGLERENLCDHMTDLELIFSMLGEAATTEITKTQDAQGFDENRTAAKKGGRIAGDARQELEKETKKKVVTSENYLAISQKDKKRLPK
- the cas5 gene encoding CRISPR-associated protein Cas5, whose protein sequence is MGKGYEIEMEISGNTAMWTRPDTGDCPVSYPVPTYSAVKGIFESILWGPAVHIVPTKVEICAPVQYHNYQTNYGGPLRKSGVIAGGGGFQLLATVLIDVCYKLYAEVLPIPKALKDRVPDKAQQWDGKTTSPGHAYRDIFGRRLNRGQCFTIPFLGWKEFGPSYFGALRETTEVRADISMVIPSMLREVFSEGYASRCAFTYEQDIKITAGVMTFSGQGG